The sequence TGTTTTCTTTGCAGAAGTCAAAAACTAGCGTATATTTGCACTCGCAATCACAAAATGATAGCAACCTAGTAAAATAGGGCGATTAGCTCAGCTGGTTCAGAGCACCTCGTTTACACCGAGGGGGTCGGGGGTTCGAACCCCTCATCGCCCACAAAAACTCCTTAAGAAATTAGGGAGTTTTTTTTACGCTTTACCGAGCGTTTATGGGGAGATACTCAAGCGGCCAACGAGGGCAGACTGTAAATCTGCTGTGTGAACTTCGCAGGTTCGAATCCTGCTCTCCCCACAAAATTTAAAAAACTCCAAAGTCATTTGATTTTGGAGTTTTTTTTATGATTCTTTTTTTTGCTAATCCTATCTTTTTAGTTCTTTCCCTTCTCTGCAAATGAAATAAAAAAGAACCAATGAATTCAATTGAAATAAAAACATTCCGTATCTAAATTGTCCAAATGGAATTGTGATGCATAAGAGAACAAAAGCAATAAAAGAGAGGAATGTATTTAAAAATGCAAGCATCGATATTTCGAAATTCCGTAAGGTAAAAACCCAAATAATGAAATTTAGAAACATAATTATCGTAAAAATCGACAACACCGAAATTTCAAAATCTAACGCTAAATCATAACCCGTTACGGTTGCTTTTTCTTTTGCCTTTTCAAAAGCAACGATTTTCTCCCACTCAGAAGAATCTGATTTAGTTTTAAAAATTGTGTTTTTAGATTTAAGAGATTCGTCTGAACAAGTTTGAAAAAATGGAAGAAAGAAAATCAATATTCCAAATGTAGATAAAACTCTTTTTATGTTTTTATAGCTCATAATTTTATCTATTTCTTCATCAAAATTCAAAATCTCTACTATTATTTAACCTTCAAATAAATTCCTTCAATAGTTGCATTGTGCCCAAATTGTCCTTCAAAATCTCCTTTTGTGTATTTTACAACTTCAAATTCAGGATAGAAAGTCACTTTAAATTGATTGCGTTTTTCTTCGGGAAGACTGTAAACAAAACTGTTTCTGGTAATATTGACTTCAGTTTCATCAATATTAGCAATATTTCGAGCTGGATCGCTTGTTACTGAAAAAATACTAAATCGGAATTTGCCATTTTTAAGCTTTTCAATCTGAAAATCGCCTTGCGATCCTTTTTCGCTGTAGCCATAATGGTAATCAGCAGTCGTTATAAAAGCATTTTGAGAAAGCATTTTTTGTTTCTTAATCGGATTTGCTAATTTCAGGCTTAAAGATTTCCTTGATTTTGGCGAAAACCAATCTCCAACAAATTCAGTTTCTGTTGGTTTTCCGGTGATGATTCCAGAAATATTTCCGCTTTTTTCAAATTCTAGAATTCTATAGCTTTTATCATCTTCCACGGTTCCAATCACTTTAATTGGAGTTTTGTTTTTTGTATTAAGATATATGATTTCTCCAGTAATTATTCCGTTAGAAATCGAGTACGATAAAGAAATTGGTATTTTATTGTTTAAAGTTCCTGTCCAATTTAGTTCTGTGACGTTTTGTGCTTTTGTCTGCAGACTTGTCAAAGCGATAAAAACAAAAAGTAGGTATTTTGAAAGTTTCATATTGCTCGTTTCTCGAAAGGTTTATACTTATAGTGCAAAAATTAATCCATTTTTAATTGAAATATATAAAATCAGTATACCTATTAATATTGTATTTTGTTTTAAATCTCTGTAATGCTGCATAATCTAATTGCGATATAATTATACTTTCATCTTTAATTATTTTGGATTCATATAATTTTGGTAAAATTATTTTTTCAAGATAATCCCATAAAAAATTGAATTCTTTAGGCTTGTCAACATAAAAAAGATATTTCAGATTTACATTTTGAAAAGCAAATGCAATATAATTTTCGATTCCGTCATATCTCCCATCTTCATCTTTCCATTTCCCTTTAAACGCAATTAAATTTATTTCTATTTTTTCCAATTCATTCCAATGATAGAAAACAGATTCATCATTTTCGAAGATTTCCAATCCGTTTTCATCAAAAGATATAAATTTATTTCTTTGAATTATTTTTGATGTCGTAAACTTTTCATCTGTAAAAAGATGAAATGTCATTATTCCAAAAATGCCGACTGGCAAACTTAAACAATACACTCCTTGGCTGGTAAAAACACCATAAATAAAAGGAATGAAAATAAAAGCAATTAAAAGCAAACCTAAAAAACGTTCCTTATTTGTTGGGATTGGATCAATTACAATTGGAAAAGTTATTTTATCGTTCATTAAATTGTGCTATAATTTAGTACTTGTTAAAGCGAATATAAGAATATAGATTCTATTATCTATCAACGTAATGAAAACTGAAATCGAATAAATTTCAGTCTGATTTCGTCGAATTTTTCCTTTAAATCATCTAAAAAAAACAACTCCTTAATTTCTTAAGGAGGTTTTTTATTTACTTCAAAACAGTATCATAAATTGTATTCAACAAATCTTGTCTCATTTTTGAATTTCTTTGGTCTAACAATATAATTATACCCCAATTTTTAGCTCGGTTGTAACAGATAATTGAAGATTGCCCCATTGAATCGCCAGATTTCATATAAATGGTGTTTTTATCATCGGTAACAATATTTGTACCTAAGCCCATTTCTCTTTTTTCATCTTTATAAAAAACCTCTTCAGTAATAATTGCAGCTTTACCTATCAAGGTTTTATTATTTAAAACGGCTTTTAAATAGGTAACCATATCAGCCGCGTTTGATTTTACTAATCCGGCTGGCGCAGTAATATTCCATTTAAAGAATTCTTGAATACCTCCTTCAGGATTGTGAGCTGTTGTACTATTTTTTACATTAAAATCTGTGGTTAATGTATTTTTCATTTTTAACGGTACAATTATTTTTTCTCTAATAATTTGATCATAATTCTTGTTATACACTTTCTCCAATATTTGCCCAAGTAAAGTATATCCTATTGTAGAGTAACGATATTTACCATAATCCTTTAGTTCACTGCAATTATTGATTATTTCAGCCAACGTTTCTTGAGTTACATTGCTTACAGGTTGTTGCGGATTTAATTGTATTAATTTTCCAAAATCGATATCAGGCAAACCAGATTGATGAGAAGCCAAATCTGAAATTTTTATTTTGTTTTGAAGATTTTTCTGCAAAACATATTCCTTCGGAAGATAATTGTCTATATAATCATCTACTTTTATTTTATTCTCCATAACGGCTTGCGCAATCAAATTTGAAGTTAAAATTTTAGTAATCGATGCAATTTCGAATAACGAATTTTTATTGATTTGAATTTGACTTTCGGAATTCAAATTGCCATGAGCTGTAAAATATTCGTCATTATCTTTTACAAAACCAACACTTATGCCAACGTTTCGATTTTTTTGATAATTATTCTTTATTATAGAATCGATCTTTTTAGGAATGTCTTGTCCAAAAGAGAAGTTGCTTATTACTAATAGTGCAGCTAAAAATTTTACTGAAGTTTTCATTGTATCGCGTTTTAGGTTAGAAATTTATTTCGATACAAATTTGAGAAAGAAGCAAAAGCTAGGCGACCGAATAAAAAAAGTCGTACTCATTTCTTTAAAAAAAATAGTACGACTTTTTTCAACTCCAAGTATCAATAATTACAAAATATTATTTTACAGTATTTTATATTAAATGAAAATTTCAGTATTATCAAAAATATTTAAAAATCATTTTTTCTTCAAACAGCGTCCTCTAGGTTCATCGCCTTCGCGAAGTACGATTTCAGAATGCAGAAATTGTGCTGCAGCAGCAGAATCTTTCACTTTTACAGCACTGCGTTTTAGCATTTCGGCTTCAAATTCAGTTAAGACACTTTCGCGCAATCCTACTTTTTTCCAATGCGCCAATGATTTGCAACCTTTTGTAATAGCTCGCGCCAATGAAAGTGCGTCCAACAACGCCTGATTGGCGCCTTGTCCTTTAAACGGACTCATTGGATGTGCTGCGTCGCCAATTAGCGTTACATTTCCTCCTTTTTTTAATACTTCGGCACTGAACAATTCGCGGTCATAAACAGGATAACCAGAAATTTGAGCTTCTTGCGTTGCCTTTAAAATTTGAGGAATCGGCTCGTGCCATTGTGTTCTCTTAATTGCTTCTTCTTTTAGTGCCTTGGTTCCTTTTGAACTTAAATCTTTTGCTTCATTTTCTGAGATCGGGAAACTTAATTGCCACATTACAGAATCTGATTTAAAAGGCATAATGTAAATTCGCTCGTTTCCATTTGCGGTTTGAAATACTGTTGCCGAATCCAATAATGAACTTTCAACTCCTTCAAGCGAACTCAAGGGGCAAATTCCTAAAATCACAATACAATCCAAGTATCGCAAAGGAGCAATATCTTCGCCAAACCATAATTTTCGAACTGAACTTCGAATGCCATCGGCTCCTACTACAATATCAGCTTTTGCGCTTTTTATTTCATCGTTTACCGAAAAATTCAGCGTAAAACTTTGATCGTTGTTTTGTTGAAAATCTATTAATTGATGTCCCCATTTTACATTTTCATTTTCTCCAAGTTGGTTTAATAGTTCCAAACGCAAGGATTGTCTAGCAATATGAATGTTGGAACGTTTTTTAAATGTTTTAGCTTCGGCTGGAATCCATTTTCTTACGCCCCATTCGCCAATTACTTTTCCGTCAGTCGTGTGAACCAAATGTCTGGTTGAAACTACACCATCTTTTAAATCTAAAATTCCTAAGCCCGCAATCGCTTTGCTGGCTTGTTGCAAAGTAAGTCCGTACCCTTGCGAACGTGCTTCGAAGTTGTTGTCACGTTCGTAAAGCGTAAAAGGAATACCACGATGAAGACAAGCTACAGCCAGAGCTACACCTCCAATTCCGCCACCAATAATGGCAATGTGAGGATATTTTTCAGCATCAGCCACAGGAAAAAAAACAGACGGAATTATTCCGGTTCCGTTACAAATAGAACATACAATTTTATGGGCTTTTGGACGAATAGGAACTTTGCCTTCTCCATTAGATTTTTCAAATTGTTCTAATTCGAATTGGTATTGAAGCCGTACTTTTTTGCTAAGCCGCTGGCTTTTTTTGCCTCGTCCTTCGCATTCCTTACAAATTGTCCAGTTTGTTGCTTGGTTTTTCACTTTTCCTTTATTTCTGCATCTTAGCAATCGCACAAAATTAAGGCAAAACTTTACAATTTCATTAAAAGTATTAAACCATTAATTTGTTTAACTTAGTTTATTAACTATTCTAAAAACTAAAGTTTATGAAAACTAAAATGATATGGGCAAACTTGGTTTCACATGATTTGCAAAAAACAATACAATTTTATTCGGAGCTGGGATTCAGCCAAAACGGAAAAGAAACAGAAGAATTGGTAAGTTTTACTTATGGAGATAACAACTTTGTGATCAATTTTTTTATTCCAAAAAGATTTGACAATGCCATGCGAGGAAAAGTGGCCGACGCTAAAAATGAAAATGAAATCATCTTTTCCTTATCTGCAGAAAGCCGAGAAAATGTAGATAAATGGTATGAAATCGTAAAAAAAGCTGGTGCCGAAATATTCTCTGAACCCGAAAATTTTCAACAAGGATATACTTTCGGATTTACAGATCCTGACGGACATAAATTCAATTTTTTATATTGGCCCGGAATGTAAACGCTTCACTCAATTAAAAAGCTCCATTAGAAATAATGGAGCTTTTGCAATATTCTTTCCCAATATCTGCAATAAATCCATATTTATTCAAGTCTTTTAAAAAGTATAAACGGCATTGACTCTTTCTTTTTCATAAAAACAACCTCAATTATTATCAAATATTTAAATCTGGTCGGTTTTAAAAAAAAATTAAGAAACCTTATTTTTCAAATTAGTATATTTGGCGCACTTTGAACAATTATAAATCCTCGATTTAAGGAATAAA comes from Flavobacterium sp. KACC 22761 and encodes:
- a CDS encoding serine hydrolase domain-containing protein, whose amino-acid sequence is MKTSVKFLAALLVISNFSFGQDIPKKIDSIIKNNYQKNRNVGISVGFVKDNDEYFTAHGNLNSESQIQINKNSLFEIASITKILTSNLIAQAVMENKIKVDDYIDNYLPKEYVLQKNLQNKIKISDLASHQSGLPDIDFGKLIQLNPQQPVSNVTQETLAEIINNCSELKDYGKYRYSTIGYTLLGQILEKVYNKNYDQIIREKIIVPLKMKNTLTTDFNVKNSTTAHNPEGGIQEFFKWNITAPAGLVKSNAADMVTYLKAVLNNKTLIGKAAIITEEVFYKDEKREMGLGTNIVTDDKNTIYMKSGDSMGQSSIICYNRAKNWGIIILLDQRNSKMRQDLLNTIYDTVLK
- a CDS encoding NAD(P)/FAD-dependent oxidoreductase, yielding MKNQATNWTICKECEGRGKKSQRLSKKVRLQYQFELEQFEKSNGEGKVPIRPKAHKIVCSICNGTGIIPSVFFPVADAEKYPHIAIIGGGIGGVALAVACLHRGIPFTLYERDNNFEARSQGYGLTLQQASKAIAGLGILDLKDGVVSTRHLVHTTDGKVIGEWGVRKWIPAEAKTFKKRSNIHIARQSLRLELLNQLGENENVKWGHQLIDFQQNNDQSFTLNFSVNDEIKSAKADIVVGADGIRSSVRKLWFGEDIAPLRYLDCIVILGICPLSSLEGVESSLLDSATVFQTANGNERIYIMPFKSDSVMWQLSFPISENEAKDLSSKGTKALKEEAIKRTQWHEPIPQILKATQEAQISGYPVYDRELFSAEVLKKGGNVTLIGDAAHPMSPFKGQGANQALLDALSLARAITKGCKSLAHWKKVGLRESVLTEFEAEMLKRSAVKVKDSAAAAQFLHSEIVLREGDEPRGRCLKKK
- a CDS encoding VOC family protein, which encodes MKTKMIWANLVSHDLQKTIQFYSELGFSQNGKETEELVSFTYGDNNFVINFFIPKRFDNAMRGKVADAKNENEIIFSLSAESRENVDKWYEIVKKAGAEIFSEPENFQQGYTFGFTDPDGHKFNFLYWPGM